One part of the Microvirga sp. TS319 genome encodes these proteins:
- a CDS encoding autotransporter-associated beta strand repeat-containing protein — translation MQGNISLSKSANVSHLRYTQALLAGASLAVLALASPARAGTIIYSDGQSAVAPVAMATDTELNVATGSADQRGTVSGAYHVTKTGDGIPLLSGTGALTLTAADTLVLAEESHVSVDLRANSNQASFSVAGDLTLDGALSVKDVGGFGPGSYRLFNYGGSLTQNGLDIATVPNGSRDKVSVQTAVAGQVNLAARGEQQGPLLFWDGDKQENWDNGKVDGGDGQWRTGGRAFTDAQGVTNGAMSPRPGSVGFGGNAGNVEVYTGTGQVETTGMQFATSGYNLYGDLLTLAAGEAIIRVGDGTAAGANYVATISNRLDGGGRLTKTDLGTLILDGDNNYWGGTEIRQGTLQIGSGGTSGSIVGEVVNNGALAFNRSDATTFDGAISGTGAVHLLDGDLTLTGTNRYTGGTIVDGGILRAGQEKAFVSDTAFTVNGGTLDLNDYSLIMSSLSGTGGLVAIGTATHSLHQNIDTSFAGSLTGSGYFTKGGAVS, via the coding sequence TTGCAAGGTAATATTAGTCTATCGAAGTCGGCAAACGTGTCACATCTGAGGTATACGCAAGCTCTCCTCGCCGGCGCTTCACTTGCCGTCCTTGCTCTGGCCTCGCCCGCACGCGCGGGAACAATCATTTACAGTGACGGGCAGAGCGCGGTTGCGCCCGTTGCGATGGCAACCGACACCGAGCTGAACGTCGCTACCGGAAGCGCCGATCAGAGAGGGACCGTCAGCGGGGCCTATCACGTAACCAAGACCGGCGACGGCATCCCGCTGCTGAGCGGGACCGGGGCACTTACTCTTACAGCGGCCGATACGCTCGTGTTAGCCGAAGAATCCCACGTCTCTGTCGACCTGCGCGCGAATTCGAACCAAGCCAGCTTCAGTGTTGCCGGGGATCTGACGCTCGACGGGGCGCTCAGCGTGAAAGATGTCGGCGGGTTCGGCCCGGGTAGCTATCGACTGTTCAACTATGGAGGTTCGCTGACCCAGAACGGCCTAGATATCGCGACCGTACCAAACGGCTCTCGGGATAAAGTGAGCGTACAGACGGCCGTCGCAGGACAAGTCAATCTCGCCGCCCGAGGCGAACAGCAAGGTCCCCTCCTGTTCTGGGACGGCGACAAACAGGAGAATTGGGACAACGGCAAGGTCGACGGAGGTGACGGCCAGTGGCGAACTGGCGGACGTGCTTTCACCGATGCCCAGGGGGTGACGAATGGCGCGATGAGTCCGCGCCCCGGATCCGTGGGGTTCGGTGGCAACGCCGGCAATGTCGAAGTCTACACGGGTACCGGACAGGTAGAGACCACCGGTATGCAGTTCGCAACCAGCGGCTATAACCTGTACGGTGATTTGCTCACGCTCGCCGCGGGTGAGGCGATCATTCGCGTCGGTGACGGAACTGCGGCCGGTGCGAATTATGTCGCAACCATCTCTAACCGTTTGGACGGCGGGGGCCGTCTGACCAAAACCGATCTTGGTACGCTCATCCTCGATGGAGACAATAACTATTGGGGTGGCACGGAAATTCGCCAGGGGACGCTGCAGATCGGCAGCGGCGGCACGTCAGGGTCGATCGTCGGCGAAGTCGTCAACAACGGCGCGCTGGCCTTTAATCGATCGGATGCGACGACGTTCGACGGAGCCATTTCCGGCACAGGCGCAGTGCATCTGCTGGACGGCGATCTGACGCTCACCGGCACCAACCGCTATACGGGCGGCACAATCGTCGATGGCGGAATATTGAGGGCCGGTCAGGAAAAGGCGTTCGTGAGTGACACCGCCTTTACGGTGAACGGAGGCACACTCGACCTCAATGACTATAGTCTCATCATGTCCTCGCTATCCGGTACCGGGGGATTGGTGGCGATCGGTACGGCGACGCATTCGCTGCATCAGAATATCGACACCAGCTTTGCAGGTTCATTGACCGGGTCGGGATACTTCACCAAGGGGGGAGCGGTAAGCTGA